aaggccttgtatggtcctcggacccatgcctctggggaaaccaactacttataagaaAAAACTGTGTTACATGGATTTcctagtttgccctcggatcctcaaagCTAAAGGGACCAGTATAGAATGGAGTaacgtgtttccaaaagcataaccggagtcatgcaatgctcggtcgctccctcggatgaattatttagaatttgtcgtcCTCGGACAATATTCCCGcgcttattacagaacgttcaaccgtcatctcggttagtttcctaagtttaacttactatgagtcattattatgcctgatagtgtcggtagattagaattagttggattgtgtttcaagagttcttACTTTAAATACCGCCGAGGATGAACACACACATAGAACACACccactcacaaagtagtgttatcaaaggaacagcattcaaaacaagtaaagaagtctccattttttactaaagcaaagaaacagtacagcgtacaatgaaaagctagaatcagtttgtgtcaaagctcactacataaccaaaaagaaaggaagatacaagagaataaagtaaagccgaggaagtagatcagaggagaggttggctacagttCCAAGATCTTGTTCTTCCTTAATGCTTTcacttgcccacaactcaaacagcaaaagagacccaacttgagcctgacaccgctgaaggaaaggtgcagagagttggaagttgaggggctttctctaaatattcgcctgccacaaggcagaggcgatgatggcggagaatctttcttctgacacaccaaagttCTGgtatgaacagaacctgcttcggattttgactaaaagagggagagacatcctTTCCCCTCTGTTGAAATGGAGTACTCTCTTGAACTTAtacttcctgtgcccatacctcaccaTTTTTAGTCTCATAAGTGCACTGCGCTTCCGTGGCGGAGAGATttccttcttcccaaccctcgcctcagacATATTGTGCTAAGGGAAGGcagcactgagtataggagctgagatttgggagaaaactaaagaataGGTGCGAGGATGAAGtaattttctctcctatttatttaaagagataaagaggtggcatttaattcacgcagcgtcccaaggaacgctacagacaagatggcgtaggctcaatctccaacgccacctgcaaccagggaattaaaggagtctctggaaggtgcacctcgaagATTGGGACATCAAAAAGTACTACGTAaccaaaaactacataaataccctttaagttGTGGGCCAAGTGAGTTCGTGGCCCAGGCCTGTTCTGCACGGGGGCCCAGGGGCAATGGCCCACACCGAGAAATaactgttgccgaggacaacttcctgctcggcacctcgtgaaatacctgaggaaagggagaaactgaactcaaagagccttggacagaacctaggcctcgtatggtcctcggacccaagcctatggggaaaccaagtactgagaaaacctaagtttcggacagaacctagggtttgcatgatcctcggactcaagcccatggggaaaccaagtaatgAGAAAAAGTCTAAGTTTAGGACAGAACCCAGGTATTACGAggtcctcggacccaggccTTTTGGGAAACCGACTATTCGAATGAGGaaggttctcggctcaaatactgtaataGGTTAAAGCCAGTGTGTTTAAAAGATGGCGAAACGGCCCAACTTCCATTAACCTAAGGAAACTGTCCATTTGGCAAGTGaaatgtcctcggatagttattTCCTACACCGTATCAAGCACTTagtcctcatcttggctaattttaaggtgagtttcgttcctcactggtcggcttTGCTATGTTAAATAATCTTATTAAAGTCATGGTGACacctttttattagcaaacattttagccctagttatcattgattcaaataCTATGTTACGGTGCCGAGCAGCGTTGGTAAACTtgtaaaagcataaaaacataacatgcgaaataaatgaatatcaacttttattaatatggaaaattgttacaacgtacaaagaagggcttaaacaagcctatacaaaaaatgaattgccAAAGCAACACTAGCATctgcaatacagataagtaaatagTCAGCTgccttttaaactcgccttcaaagcttttccaatctctgcctcagtactgctcgtatcaggagaagaacctttttagaaaaagataaaggagaaggaagaagaattggaacacatggaagcacttcagcaagctctggTCACCGAAGagtgcaaaggaagaagaagatggaggacatgagcagaagatggaggagatgaatgaggaagatggaggacatgagcaagagaaggaggagaagaagagggaagaaatgaaaaaaaggagaaaggagcaaaagagagagaatgaaaagcCCCAGGAGGGAGCTGGtggtgaaaagaagaagaaagaaaagtaaagggtggcaccagtgaacaaagagaggaagaagcaggggcatttagtccctgcccccGTCCTGACTCCTAGCACACCGATACCACCTTAGATACGCTCATGAAAGAGCGGGTGGTGATAATGTTGTGTGTCCTCGGCTCGGTCACGTCGAAGGTGCGACGTGACGagttcctgcttcggattttggctgaaagataggcgagacaaatcttgagtctccgccatccttgccccgatcGAGCCATCTCGAACTTAGTCAGAACAAGGTATTTTTGGGGGGGAGAAGGTTTCTTCATCACCTATGACTGTGGTGAACGTATTACGAGTCGAGGTATAATCAGAGGGTAAGTATAAATTCTGGGGGGAATCTGAGGACTTCAGTTTTCTGGGGGATTAAGGGATTCACTTATGAAAGAAACAACTCATGTCCaccctctttatataagggacgaaAAGGATATCATTAAATGTGTTCAGAGCTTCAAGGAAATCTGCCAGCGAGAATACGCCTGTTCCGCTCCCCCACGTCATCAGCATCCATTGAATTTGAGAGGTCTCGTGAAAGGAAAACATTAAAGACCTACTTCGGGTAACCAAACGGACAGAACGTATCAAGGCTAAATCAAGGATGATATCTCGTAGGTTGGAGCGTTTCCTGGGTATTTGGAGAATTGCCAACGCCAGGGAAGGGTCGAATTAAATGAGCAGTAATGAAGACTCggagttaccaaaacccccctttccaaccaagaggtcggacagcagggttttgaggggctattgtggggcccaacaatatgTGGGCTAGGCCCATTTGTTCATGGGAGGCTTTAAGGCCCAATCCGAAGAAGATGTTAGTCCAAGCTCATTAGTGTAAAGCACACATGGGCCCAAAgaggcagccgaggacggtgcagCCCTCGGTTTGGTCCAAAGCTCCATCAggaaaaggggcaaaagcggcatagggacaatcttaaaagaaaatctgaaatatctaggaaaggctgacCTTACTGTCTTTCCCAAACTGAtctttgcacctaacagagccgtgttCTTTGGCTTTATCAgccactcccaacgacttaggtctgggacagatgggacaagtattagtcttggaaaggtcgaccctacacgtggacgaaggaaattgaacgcatgctagtataaaagaaaaaatatgtaacctaaacaGGGGCCTCGAGTCCCACAGGGAGAGGGAGGGGTTCCAAAGGTGAATACACCTGAACCATGTATGAACAGCTTAACAAAACCACTGTCGGGtgaacatgacttagcctttagatcccactctctacaaatgatattgtatgggcgcATTCACATCCTGACCCAACTACAATTTCGGTTCGTTCTGGACTGTGACCCTACAGATGCAATCTACCATGATAACCTTTAATTTCTCGATAGGAGAAGAGAatgaaattaaaagaataatagaatttttctccaaaaaaaaaaaaagaataatagaatattcattctattattttgtttggATGTGAGAGaatatttatttctcttttttttttttccccttaaatcCTCAAATTTTCGTTTCCCTTAAGATTGGGAGGTATAGAAGGAAATAGAATTgagtttaatgaaattttcattaaaactctcaaaatgcTTCAATACATTCAActctttatattaaaataatgatatattaGTGTtgttgtcataaaatgatttcatttcgTTCCATTTATATTActcttagtgtgcgtttgggaagcgcgtTTGCATTTCCCAAACGCACATTTTGCGTTTTctgttctcattttttttttttttttttttttgcacgcgTTTGAGAGACCAAcatggctactgttcatgaacagtaaccaCAAAGTTTGACTTTTTCCACTTTTCAGCACAAATTTTACTGTTTACGGagccacaaatttcatttttcagccactttttcattaaaaatgggtcccacggtactattcacacatttaaaaattattttgctacagtgtttttcagttttcaattgtatccaaatggacccttaatcttaaacaaaattacttaggcgatgtttggtaactattttttttctttagttttctgttttcaaaattaattttctattttctaaggCAAAATAATTTTCTGTTGgagttgtttttgtttttcagttttcccgcCTAAGAAAACACGCTAATGAACCAGCGCACTGGTTCGACCCACAAGAGTGATAAAAAGTTTTTCCcacgcctttttttttttttttttttttttcactcaataTTTTAGCACCTAACTCTGATAACCCTTTATCTTGCTCTGCGTCTCCACTGCCTCCCGATAACCCTTTATCTTGCTCTGCGTCTCCACTGCCTCCCTCTTGCTCACAGAGAAAAGAGAACAACACTCAAAGGTACGggtcttttcttttccttttttctttgttcatgGATTATTCCGAAATTGCTAGAAGTTTGCTATGTATTTTGCGTGGAATCTGGGTTTATTCAGAATGGGTCATTAGATTCTTCTACTCCTTTTCTATTCATCATCTcaatctccttttcttttttgtgtgtgcgTGATTTAGCAGGTCTGTGCGATCTCAGATTTGGGGAAGTATTGACCCAATCACTCAAAGGTACGGGTCATTTcttatccttttttctttgttcatgGATTATTCCGAAATTGCTAGAAGTTTGCTATGTATTTTGCGTTGAATCTGGGTTTATTCAGAATGGGTATTTtctgtgtgtgtttggtttgggattttggggttttgggtttgcttTGGCCGTGTTGGTATGCTTGTGGGTTCTATGGTGTTGGGTTTGTGTGTGTCTTGCATTCCTGTGCTCTGTTTAATATGCTCTGTTTAATCAAAAACtgtccaatatatatatatgtataaattcCAAATTGAAGGCTTGAGAAAGTCCTTGATCCCATGGAGTTTATTCAAGTGCGAGGGAAACAATGAGAAACAGTCCACGATGATATAATCTAATGTTAATTCATATATAATCTATGGTGTTGGGTTTGTGTGTCTTGCATTCCTGTGCTCTGTTTAATCATAAACTgtccaatatatatatgtataaattcCAAATTGAAGGCTTGAGAAAGTCCTTGATCCCATGGAGTTTATTCAGTATGGGAATTACATTTGCAATGAGATTTGCGATATGGGAAAGAAGAGGAGCGTTTCACCGTCTAAAACAGTAAAACCTAAACCcccaaatttattatttctcccTTCTTTTAGATCTGAATTTGATATGAGAAGCCCCCTGTAATGAAGCTCAAGTGGTTTGTCTCCACTCTCCACTAATACTATTACCAGAAGGTCCACTGCAAGTAAAGTGTTTTCTTTGACAAGATGCATCCTCGTGGTCGTGGTCGTGGGCTAGTTGAGAATGAAGAACAGGACGAGAACAAGAAGGTAGTCGaggaacaagaacaagaacaagaagagggaagtgaaactgaaactgaaactgaaactgGGTTTATGGATTTGGACCCAGATACGCTTCACAACGTGTTGAAGCGCGTGGATGTATATACCTTAGGACGAGCGGCGTGCGTGAACAAGATGTGGCGCAAGACGGTTTTGGACGACCGGCTCCTCTCTCGGATCTTTAAAAGAATCTTTGGCGTGCCTCTTCACCCTTTCAGGAAacaagaagagggaagagaaaCTGGGTTTGGGGATTTGAAGAAGGAGACTCTAGTCAACGTGTTGAAGCGCGTGGATGTGGTTACCTTGGGACGAGCGGCGTCTGTGAACAAGCGGTGGCTCAAGGCGGCTTGGGACGACCGGATCTGGGAGCCGATGGTTGAAAGGATCTGGGTTAGCACTGGCTGTCGTTCGTACTCCTATAGACTCAGAAATCCGAATCGCGTGTTACCCTTCCGTCTGCTCCTCAGCAATAAACAAATCTCGGATTACGTAACCGCCCCATCGGATTTTTATTCGATCGACTTCTCGAAGAAGATAGGACCCTGGAAAGTGAATATATAACATCCGTGGTGTAAAGTAGACTGGTTGAAGAAATGGTTAAAGCATTTCAATCAAATTCCTCCTTCTTCATCGGTGAACTTTTTAGGATGACTTTATGAGTTTTTCTACTTTCAATCCCACTCCTTGGAAGACAAAATCTCTTTTCATTCCCCAAACACTTTAATTGACTGTCACAAACACTTTAATTGATTTTCATGTTAGATTGCCCGTAGCCTTGATCAGTAATAGTATATATGAATAATGTAGCTGATAAAAGTAGTCTGATCGTGCAAATCCAATAGCATTTCTGTTAGTTGAATACTTATCATTCTTTATGCTCACAATTAGAAGGTCCACATAGATAGTCCCAAAACGGAACACTTAATATGCAGATTTTCTAGTACTTGTAGATTGAGCATACAGAAATAAGAATACTTGAAGAAGTAACCGTGTCTGTAATTGTATTAGAAAACAATTGTAGCGTATGCTTACATGTGATCTTGCTTTCGTGTGTGGGCACTCATTCTTTCTGGCCCTTAATTACAGTTTCCAATTTTTCGTGCCAAGAGCCTTTTAATTTAGTGGAATTGCCTGGTCTCCTTTATGAGGAGAGCCAGGGTTTgaatctccccccccccccccctgtaACATTGAAttatcaacccaaaaaaaagaagaaaggaaatcCATTTTGGTTGGCCTTATACCTTGCCATTCATATGCTTGTATGTGATCGTGCTTGTGGTGTCATGCCATTGCAATATGTGGCATATATTTATTCCTCTTAATTGGGTGAGGCTTCACTAGCGTCACTCATTCTTTTCACTATGATCAGCATGATTCCTGCATCACAACATTGTTGAAATATGGCAGTGAGAGACttactaaaaagaaagaaatcttGCAATGATAGGTTTCAGGACCATTTTATGGGGTATTTTAACCAAAGTACCAGAAGCAATTGTATTGAAGGTTATATTATGCTTTTGGAACTCTTATATTTCTGATGATGCTCCTTACAAATTGAAGAATCTTTTCCTTTGTGTTTCTACATCACTCATTTATAGGGCTGCAATGTTCATTTCTGTGTAGATGATTCTAGGACAGACATGAGTGTTTTCTGGTTAGTGGATGTACATCCTGATGCACCAGTTGCAGCAGTGCTTTGTGTTTTATACATAGGTGACACTTGAGCAGGCGACACACTTCCTGTTTGGGGTTCGGATCAATTGTTGTTGTGACAGAATGTGGTCTGTTATGGGGCAAGATGTGACTTTAAGCTTCTGTGTTTACACcttgaattaattattttgtgcTTTCATGAAGTTGATGTTGTTTTGTAGATACCGTGTGGTTCAATCTGCTTTAGGTGAATGTCATCACAATTCTAAGTTCTCTaattgatgatgttatttctctctgtctctctctcttttggatGATTGGACTATAACTCTCTTTGGATGCTCTTCACAATGGATGAAATCTATCTCTGTGCTAAATTCTTTTTGCCTAAGTACCACCTTAATTTTCACCAAGCCAAAATACAATCTTAACTGGCATCTTGGCAAATCCTGTGATCTGTATGTTTCGCCGATTGAGGTTCTGGGTAAATGTACCTAACCTCAACACATACATACACTGATACACATGTGCAGGAGCATGTAGGCACGTCATACATACACACATTTATGTAGATGCTTCTGAAAGtccttttttaatttgaaagtcCTTGAGGATTGTCAGTTCTTTCATGCTAGAAATAAAGCTATCTTTCTTTGATCTTAAGATTCTTAACATAAATTTTGCTTGCCGAGAGCTTGTAGTTCAACCAATTGGCATTTCCTGATATTTCCAATGAAAACATCCAAGCGAAGGCCACATGGCTTGGTAGAAGTGGATTTTATTGTTTGTGATTGCTTTTTGTCAAACCCATTTTTTAGCTATGAACTGGGAGGATGCTAGCAATGCTACCTACTGCAATATTATTACACATTATTCTAATTCTTTGGGCCAGCTCAGTATCAAATTGTTTTGAATATACGTAAGTTGATCGCTAATTTGTTTGCtgtgcttttttattttagcgAATAGTCTAATGTTTTTGTTAAGGAGAAAGATACTGAAGGGCGTTGGATATGCAGAAAATTATGTTTGAATGTACTTTTTTGACTAGCAGACAATATTCACATGACAATCGACGTACTTTCAGTGTACTTGTTTTTATAgtggttttaaaaaaagtttgatgAAATGACAAGTTGTCACACATTTTTTCATATATCCATCGCAACTTGTCATCTCAGCTAACTTTGAATCATATCTGTGATAATGATGATCAATTCTCTAGGAACGCCAAACTCAGACATCTGGCATGGGGAACCAACCAATCGTGAATAATTTTGAGAGTGGCTGAGCTCTCTTTTATGCAAAAATCGTTTTTTGACTGGCGCAGTATATGTAGGCACACTAGGGACATGAGTTTTAGAGTTTGTGGTAGAGCTCAGAATCCCAAGTTATGAACAACCGCTTTCATGCGGATTGAGATCACGGTGTGCAATTACTCAAATCTCAACCATTCATTGAATCTAATGCTTCAGAAATTGACACATTATTTAAGCCACGTCAACAATCCGTGTGCTCCATTAACTTCACTTTCTCATTTCAAGATTCAACTATTCACACTcttttctcaaattttcaaaatttcagttTCTCCCTCCCTCTTCCATTCCACCAAACCTATTTGGGACACCCATGGCGGCAGCTAGCAGCCATCGAATCCCATGCCGCCACCACCTCCGGTGGTTCATTCTGGTGTGGCTTCTCCTCTCTTGAAATgcctctctctattttcttgttcTCCTAAGCCCAGCCGTGGCCGAGCTTCTCCTTGCAGCCATCGTCTCCAAGTTGCTGCCATCACATCAATCCAGCCAACAGTCTCCCTCGCCGGATCTGTCAAttcggtatttttttttttttgtgtgtttatcttgcattttttgttttatttttgggatgGTATCACCATTCACCCGTGAATCGTTTTCCTTTAATTAAGGTTACCTTGAACTATTTGTTGGAATAATATTTCTACGCATGATTAAGAGTGATAAAAGTTGAAGTTAAATAAAGTTGGTATGAGTAAAATACACGAAGCTGAAATTAAATAATGGTTACAATTATATATCTACTTCTAGTGTAACTATTGTAATTACTTGCTGAGAGTGAAGTCAATGtgattttgctattttttgggTGGGCATTGaaggtgtttgatgaaatgctttgtagagttttagtttatttctttgtattcagtcttttttttttcttcttcttttttgtggaTTTTCATGTTAGTTTGGTGCTAAGATTgtgattataattgaatttatGTTAGTATCGTATCTTTGAAAACTTGAACTTCTCTTCTTGGTTATTCtctatggattttttttcctttctttgatttctttgcCAAAGCTTATCCCTTTGTTTCATTTATAGCACTAACGATAATCCCTTTCTTAGTTTCTTTCATTGAAACATACTATGCTTTCTTAGCTTAATGATAATTTCTTAGTTTGAAGTTTGTCACAATGTATTAGTTCTCTCTTATTCcatttttttgtcattattgTGGTTTGAGTTTGGTAGTAGTTGtttattatcttttcttttaatgttgATTTTGGAAATGCACAGAAGATGCCTGTGAAAATATCTGTTAGAGAAACTCTGAAGttttctccctcttttcttgatttctttttcaaagaTTTCCCCATTCTCTTTTGGTCCttgctaaaaaataatttcttgtgtaatggtttgattttttttttctttccttgatttcttgtttttgtcCAGTTGGTGCTCCCTGTTGTTTTTTTCCATCACAGAAGCTTTAAACAGTTTGAGCATGCTGTGAATTTAATTGGcttgttttgaaataaatttttttgccaaaatattGTCACTTGCATTTGCCACTAAATACCTTGGATCTGTTTTTAGATTCTTTCAATGCAACCTTTATTGGAGCCTAATGCACATCAATTGGTGAATATCTCATCTTTGCTTCTCCTTAATGCAAAATGCATTTGTTATTGTCTAATTGCCACATTAAAATTGGGCTATGCACCTATTATATTACGACATTGATTACAACGAAATTAAATGCATCTCATGAACATTCGGACtatatgatttgttttgtatttcacttttaattttgGTCCCTTAGTTGAGTTCTTAAGATGGAAGCTCCTAAGCTAAACCCTCAACAAACTTACATAATTAAGTAATGATAATGATCTTATGGCTTTACTTGTGCTTGCTA
This DNA window, taken from Quercus robur chromosome 2, dhQueRobu3.1, whole genome shotgun sequence, encodes the following:
- the LOC126709781 gene encoding uncharacterized protein LOC126709781; this encodes MPPPPPVVHSGVASPLLKCLSLFSCSPKPSRGRASPCSHRLQVAAITSIQPTVSLAGSVNSVEWHDYRYDILLIIESKKRHVLEGLVLKFRLFCVSEDHMFSHLYKFYHYEEVL